A genomic stretch from Nocardia wallacei includes:
- a CDS encoding Clp protease N-terminal domain-containing protein produces MDEIAQTPRLQDILADAADRARAAGHDWVGVEHVMLAILADRDAVPTQVLDRLGIDIGGAATEITRTMSTDGYLTPTRRARLLS; encoded by the coding sequence ATGGACGAGATCGCGCAGACGCCCCGCCTCCAGGACATTTTGGCCGACGCCGCCGACCGCGCGCGAGCGGCCGGACACGACTGGGTCGGGGTGGAGCACGTGATGCTGGCGATCCTCGCTGACCGGGACGCGGTACCTACCCAGGTGCTCGACCGGCTCGGGATCGACATCGGCGGCGCAGCCACCGAGATCACGCGGACCATGTCCACCGACGGCTACCTGACCCCGACTCGTCGGGCGCGGCTGCTGTCCTGA
- a CDS encoding helix-turn-helix domain-containing protein, whose amino-acid sequence MDIVSKWTKEDCAALRAAYRMGQTEFARLLGSSVRQVRRWEKGESAITPLAYSSYATMLARAPQDVAALFESLRGNDDDVKRRHLFQAAAGGAGALAGLSLGDAADRVDWLMSGAGRPDSAAVEVVRATLHHAMQLDDMMGSPAAQGMVIAQQQVTEAMLRDCPAWLWPNVLSLYAEWTGLAGSLAWDSRDHPTAARLYTEARENAHEAEDSDLGAYMLCHLSQLAIWTQRPRVAVDYAVAASSWVAQSDDTHLRAYVAIRNAEALALAGQRTACLTALDDADTALAGLEPCHPSLSRAYWMGAGVQESYRGNCLAILGDAGDAVAASRRALELMPATYVRDRAVTLLEMERALIQLGEIEEAAHVVGAAATLAEQNRSPRLAGAIRGGRDRLSPWADVKAVRELDARLAAGDIVRA is encoded by the coding sequence ATGGATATCGTCAGCAAGTGGACCAAGGAAGATTGCGCAGCACTGCGCGCCGCATACCGCATGGGCCAGACCGAGTTCGCGCGGCTGCTCGGCTCATCGGTGCGGCAGGTGCGCCGCTGGGAGAAGGGCGAAAGCGCGATCACCCCGCTCGCATATTCCTCCTACGCCACGATGCTCGCCCGCGCCCCGCAGGACGTGGCGGCGCTGTTCGAATCGCTACGAGGGAATGACGACGACGTGAAGCGACGACACCTATTCCAGGCAGCGGCCGGAGGCGCTGGCGCACTGGCCGGGCTCTCGCTCGGCGACGCCGCCGACCGCGTCGACTGGCTGATGTCCGGCGCCGGCCGCCCGGACTCCGCGGCGGTCGAGGTGGTGCGGGCGACGCTGCACCACGCGATGCAGCTGGACGACATGATGGGATCGCCTGCCGCACAAGGGATGGTGATCGCACAGCAGCAGGTCACCGAGGCGATGTTGCGGGACTGCCCGGCATGGCTGTGGCCCAACGTGCTGTCGCTGTACGCCGAATGGACCGGGCTCGCAGGCTCCCTGGCGTGGGATTCCCGCGACCATCCCACCGCGGCGCGCCTCTACACCGAGGCCCGCGAGAACGCGCACGAGGCCGAGGACAGCGACCTGGGCGCGTACATGCTGTGCCACCTGTCGCAGCTGGCGATCTGGACGCAGCGGCCGCGGGTCGCGGTGGACTACGCGGTGGCTGCGAGTTCCTGGGTCGCCCAGAGCGACGACACGCACTTGCGCGCCTACGTTGCGATCCGCAACGCGGAAGCCCTCGCGCTGGCCGGGCAGCGGACCGCGTGCCTGACCGCGCTCGACGACGCGGACACGGCGCTGGCCGGGCTCGAACCGTGCCACCCGTCGCTGTCGCGCGCCTACTGGATGGGCGCCGGTGTCCAAGAGAGCTATCGCGGGAACTGCCTGGCGATCCTGGGCGACGCCGGGGACGCTGTCGCCGCGTCGCGCCGCGCGCTGGAACTGATGCCGGCCACCTACGTGCGGGACCGTGCGGTGACTCTGCTCGAGATGGAACGGGCGCTGATCCAGCTCGGCGAGATCGAGGAGGCCGCGCACGTCGTCGGCGCGGCTGCGACGCTGGCGGAGCAGAACCGGAGCCCGCGGTTGGCCGGTGCGATCCGGGGCGGCCGGGACCGGCTCTCGCCGTGGGCGGACGTCAAGGCGGTGCGTGAACTGGATGCCCGGCTGGCGGCCGGGGATATCGTGAGGGCATGA